The DNA sequence CAGGCCGAGCAGGGAGTACATCATCGCGCCGGCCAGGCCGCGCTGCTTGCCGTAGTCGACACGGGCCTGGATGGACTTCTGGTTGAGGCCGGTGAAGAACTCGCCGTCCTTGTAGAAGTACGAGGCCTTGGCCTGGTCGTCCCAGAAGGTGGTCGCCGGGTTGTCGACGATGCCGCCGAGCTCCTTGTAGAGCGCGATGCCGGCCTGCTGGCTGGTCGGACGGGCGGCGGAGGCCAGGGTGGCGGGCTGGGCGAGACCGTTGGTGGTGCCGGGCTGCACGCCCTTCCAGCCGCGGTAGTAGAACTCGTAGCCCAGGACCAGCTTGTTGGCGGGGAAGCCGCCGGTGATGCCGTAGGCCGCGTTGCCGTCGATCCAGGAGTCGATGGCGTTCTTGATGCTGTACTTCTCGGTGCCCGGGGCGATCGCGTCGGTCGGGTCGGACGACGAGGGCAGCAGCGGGGACTGGTGGTACGTCGGACCGTCCGAGTCCCAGGCGCCGTGCATGTCGTACGTCATGATGTTCGCGTAGTCGAGGTACGCGCCGATCTTGTCCGTCTCGATGTACTTGATCTTGTCCTGGCCGGCCGGGAGGGCCGAGGTCAGCAGGTACTTCTTGCCGCCGTTGGCCGCGCCGTGGGCGTCGAGCTGCTGGCGGAACTCCTTGAGCAGGAGCGTGAAGTTCTGCTTGTCCTCGGGGGCGTAGTGGTTGCCGAGGTGGCCGCCCGACGAGCCCGGGTACTCCCAGTCGATGTCGATGCCGTCGAAGATGCCGGCCGCGCTGCCGGCGCCGCCGTAGCCGCCCTCGACGGGCAGGTTGCCCTTGATGTACTGGTCGATGCAGGAGGAGACGAGCTTCTTGCGGGAAGCGTCGGTCTTGGCCGCGTCGCTGAAGTACTTCGAGTAGGTCCAGCCACCGAGCGAGATGTTGATCTTCAGGTTCGGGTACTTCGCCTTGAGCTGCTTGAACTGGTTGAACACGCCGACGATCGGCTGGTCCCACTTGTCGGCGACGCCGCTGACGCTGTCGGCCGCGCTGAAGGACTTCTGGTAGTCGGCGTACGAGTCGCCCGCACCGTCACCGGCGTTGGGGTTGTTGTCGTCGCCCGCCGCCTTGTTCGCCTCGAAACAGGTGAGGTTGGTGGGGTGGATGTTGCCGAACGAGTAGTTGATGACGTCCAGCTTGCTCGCTATGCCGCGGGTGTCGAGGTGCTTGGGATAGAAGGCGTTCCCGTACACGGACCACTGGTCGTAGTAAGCGATCTTGACGTTGCCGGCCGAAGCGGTGGTCCCGGCCTCGGCGGCCGAGGCGGTGGTGAGTCCCGCGAAGGCGGCCAGCGTGCCGCCGGCCAGCGCGGCCGTGGCGGCGGCCGCGATGAGGGATTTACGGATGTGCATGAACTGCCTCCGGGGAAGTGGGAGGGGAAGGCAAGACTTCAGGTGGGGATAGTGATAGCGATCACTACAGGCCCGAGTCAATGGTTTGGACCAAAGAAGGACTAGACCACTCGCGGCCCAGAACCCCACGTCAGCGACGTGGGACCCGACCAAAAATCGCTCGCCACCCATGGTGACGAGCGATTTAAGGCTGCCTTCATTCACCCTCTGGCAAGGTTTCAGCAACAAACCAGCCAAACTCCGGATGTCACCTCGTGGGAGCGCGTCCGGGCCGGTGCGCATCCGTAAACCCTTCCGGGCGGGGCCGCTTCAGCGGCAGAATCACGGGATGATCGGCAGGCGAACCACCCATCGCGTCGTGGACGGCGTCCACATACCGGGCACTTGGCGGCCGGTCTTCATCCGCAACGGCCGCTACTTCCTGGCCGACCTCCTCATCTACGCCGACGGACTCGTCGACTGCTGGGGCCTGCTCACCCTCGAGGAGTTCGAGGAGAAGGTCCGGAGCGGCTGGGTGGCCACCACCCTCCCTGACGGTGGCCAAGCGTCCGTACACGGTCTGGCGCGCTGGAAGTTCGGCGAGCCCCGGAACCAGCTCACTCCTGACCTGCTGGTCGCCGAAGTCCGCGACACCATCGACCGGCTGAACGAGCGGCCTGACTCGGCGGGCCGCTGCATGGCCGCCGTAGAGGCCTTCCTCGCCGACCGGACGGAGGAGAACCGGTCCGCGGCCCGTACCGCGTTCCTGGCCGTCCCGGTCTCGCGACGCCGTGCGCTGGGCGACATGGACAGCAAGGACTGGCCCCTGCGCGTCCTGGTGGCGGGGCCCGGTGGCCGGACATACGTGCCGGCCGACCCGCCGGTCACGCAGGAGGCGTACGACAGAGCCGTCGAGTACTTCGAGCAGCGGGCCGACCGGCTGGCCGAGTGGCGGGCGCGAGCCACGGCAGACGGGCCCGAAGTTTCGTACGCTCCGGTCGTCCACCTCCGCCCCTGGATTGCGGACGATCCGGTGGCCGACCCCGGCCGGGGCGGACTGCGCAACGAATACCCCGCCCCGATCACCGTGGACAAGGTCGACTACCCCTCCGTCGCCCATGCCTACTGGGCGCTGTCGGCCGCTCAGCCGGATGTCCGCGCCACGATCGCGGCCGCGGCCACCCATGCCGCAGCACGAGACCTCGCGGTCGCGACCCCGCGCCGCGAGGGTTGGGAGCACTCGCGGACCGCCGTCATGACCGGCCTGCTGCGCGCCAAGTACGACCAGCACCCCGAGCTGGCCGAGATCCTGCTGGCGACTGGCGATGCCACGCTGGTCTACGTCGACATCAACTCGGGTTTCTGGGGTGACAATGCCGGCCGGGGCCGCAACTGGACCGGCCGCCTCCTCGAACTCGTCCGCTCCGAACTGCACATGCGGCGGGCCGGGATCCCCGGTCTGTGACAGGGGATCCCGGGGCCAGCCGGGTCAGCCGCCCAGGACCGGCATGCCGTACGCGTCCGCGACGAGGGCGTACGAGCGGAGGCGGGCCTCCCCGGAGTGGGCGTTGGCGGTCAGCATCAACTCGTCCGCGCCCGTCAGCTTCGCGAGGTCGTCCAGGCCCGCGGTGACCTCGTCGGGGGTGCCGTG is a window from the Streptomyces sp. NBC_01244 genome containing:
- a CDS encoding glycosyl hydrolase family 18 protein — translated: MHIRKSLIAAAATAALAGGTLAAFAGLTTASAAEAGTTASAGNVKIAYYDQWSVYGNAFYPKHLDTRGIASKLDVINYSFGNIHPTNLTCFEANKAAGDDNNPNAGDGAGDSYADYQKSFSAADSVSGVADKWDQPIVGVFNQFKQLKAKYPNLKINISLGGWTYSKYFSDAAKTDASRKKLVSSCIDQYIKGNLPVEGGYGGAGSAAGIFDGIDIDWEYPGSSGGHLGNHYAPEDKQNFTLLLKEFRQQLDAHGAANGGKKYLLTSALPAGQDKIKYIETDKIGAYLDYANIMTYDMHGAWDSDGPTYHQSPLLPSSSDPTDAIAPGTEKYSIKNAIDSWIDGNAAYGITGGFPANKLVLGYEFYYRGWKGVQPGTTNGLAQPATLASAARPTSQQAGIALYKELGGIVDNPATTFWDDQAKASYFYKDGEFFTGLNQKSIQARVDYGKQRGLAGAMMYSLLGLDANATLLNQISDSLGGTTQPPTTPPTTPPTTPPTTPPTTPPTTPPTTPPSTGCTAAAYVPGNIYTGGTEVSYNGRKYKAQWWTQNEVPGTTGEWGVWKDLGAC
- a CDS encoding NADAR family protein; its protein translation is MIGRRTTHRVVDGVHIPGTWRPVFIRNGRYFLADLLIYADGLVDCWGLLTLEEFEEKVRSGWVATTLPDGGQASVHGLARWKFGEPRNQLTPDLLVAEVRDTIDRLNERPDSAGRCMAAVEAFLADRTEENRSAARTAFLAVPVSRRRALGDMDSKDWPLRVLVAGPGGRTYVPADPPVTQEAYDRAVEYFEQRADRLAEWRARATADGPEVSYAPVVHLRPWIADDPVADPGRGGLRNEYPAPITVDKVDYPSVAHAYWALSAAQPDVRATIAAAATHAAARDLAVATPRREGWEHSRTAVMTGLLRAKYDQHPELAEILLATGDATLVYVDINSGFWGDNAGRGRNWTGRLLELVRSELHMRRAGIPGL